Proteins encoded together in one Etheostoma cragini isolate CJK2018 chromosome 11, CSU_Ecrag_1.0, whole genome shotgun sequence window:
- the LOC117953435 gene encoding NADH-ubiquinone oxidoreductase 75 kDa subunit, mitochondrial-like isoform X2 gives MEFLLANHPLDCPICDQGGECDLQDQSMQFGSDRSRFTESKRAVEDKNIGPLIKTIMTRCIQCTRCVRFASEIGGVEDLGTTGRGNDLQIGTYVEKMFMSELSGNVIDICPVGALTSKPYAFTARPWETRKTESIDVLDAVGSSIVVTTRGGEVMRILPRLNEDVNEEWISDKTRFAYDGLKRQRLTQPMVKNESGQLVPTTWEDVLPRVAGALQGVEGNDVAAVVGGLVDAEALISLKDLLNRLNSENLCTEEMFPTVGAGSDLRSNYLLNTGIAGIEEADLLLLVGTNPRYEAPLFNARIRKSWLHNELQVALLGKEVDLSYTYDHLGESAQVLQEIASGTHPFSQVLAKAKHPVVVVGSSCLQSEHGAAIMAAVSTIAQNARIRSGTEETWKVLNVLHRVASQVAALDLGYKPGVEALRKNPPKVLFLLGADAGCITRQDLPKDSFIIYQGHHGDVGAPMADILLPGAAYTEKCSTYVNTEGRAQQTKVAVTAPGMAREDWKIIRAISELAGVTLPYNTLDEVRDRLAEVSPNLLRYDDIEEANYFKQANELSKTVNQAVLSGSLVPLQLTVTDFYMTDPISRASQTMAKCVKAVTEGAQAVDEPAIC, from the exons ATGGAGTTCCTACTGGCTAACCACCCACTAGATTGTCCAATTTGTGATCAGGGGGGAGAATGTGATCTACAG GACCAGTCAATGCAGTTTGGCAGTGATAGGAGCCGCTtcacagagagcaaaagagcTGTggaggacaaaaacattggCCCTCTCATCAAAACCATAATGACTCGCTGCATCCAGTGCACTCGCTGTGTGCG CTTTGCCAGTGAGATTGGAGGTGTAGAGGACCTGGGTACCACTGGCAGAGGCAATGATCTGCAGATTGGGACCTATGTGGAGAAGATGTTCATGTCGGAGTTATCTGGGAATGTTATTGATATATGCCCAGTGGGGGCCCTGACCTCTAAACCATATGCATTCACTGCTCGCCCTTGGGAGACCAG GAAGACTGAATCCATTGATGTTCTGGATGCTGTGGGTAGTAGCATTGTGGTGACCACTCGTGGGGGTGAGGTGATGAGAATCCTGCCTCGTCTTAACGAGGATGTAAATGAGGAGTGGATCTCAGACAAAACCag GTTTGCTTATGATGGACTCAAAAGGCAGAGGCTTACTCAGCCAATGGTGAAAAACGAGTCTGGGCAGTTGGTTCCCACAACCTGGGAAGATGTGCTGCCTCGAGTTGCTGGAGCT TTGCAAGGAGTTGAAGGAAatgatgttgctgctgttgttggaggCTTGGTGGATGCAGAGGCTCTCATTTCCCTGAAAGATTTGCTAAACCGTTTGAATAGTGAAAACCTGTGCACTGAGGAGATGTTCCCAACTGTTGGAGCTGG ATCCGACTTGCGTTCAAATTATCTTCTAAACACTGGGATTGCTGGCATTGAAGAAGCCGACCTGCTGCTTCTGGTTGGCACAAACCCACGCTATGAGGCTCCTCTGTTCAATGCACGAATCAGAAAAAG CTGGCTTCACAATGAGTTGCAAGTGGCTCTTTTGGGAAAGGAAGTGGACCTAAGTTACACATATGACCATCTTGGAGAGTCGGCCCAGGTTCTTCAAGAAATTGCATCAGGAACTCACCCGTTCTCCCAG GTCTTGGCTAAAGCAAAGCATCCGGTTGTTGTGGTTGGAAGCAGTTGCCTGCAGAGTGAGCATGGGGCCGCAATAATGGCCGCTGTGTCAACCATTGCTCAGAATGCTCGCATCAGAAGTGGCACAGAGGAAACCTGGAAGGTTCTCAATGTGCTTCACAG GGTTGCCAGTCAAGTGGCTGCACTTGATCTTGGGTACAAACCAGGAGTGGAAGCTCTCAGAAAGAATCCACCCAAAGTTCTTTTCTTACTAGGAGCTGATGCTGGCTGCATTACTCGCCAAGACCTCCCAAAGGATAGCTTCATAATTTATCAAG GTCACCATGGCGATGTTGGTGCACCAATGGCTGATATCTTACTTCCTGGAGCTGCCTATACTGAAAAATGTAGCACCTATGTGAACACTGAGGGCCGTGCCCAGCAGACCAAAGTGGCTGTGACTGCCCCAGGCATGGCTAGGGAGGACTGGAAGATCATCAGAGCCATATCTGAG CTTGCTGGAGTGACGCTGCCATATAACACCCTTGATGAAGTACGTGATAGACTGGCAGAGGTTTCCCCAAATCTGCTGCGATATGATGACATTGAGGAGGCAAACTACTTCAAGCAGGCTAATGAACTGTCAAAG ACAGTGAACCAGGCTGTCCTTAGTGGATCTTTAGTCCCTCTACAGCTTACTGTGACGGACTTCTATATGACAG ATCCAATAAGCAGAGCCTCCCAGACTATGGCAAAGTGTGTGAAAGCTGTCACAGAGGGAGCGCAAGCTGTGGATGAGCCAGCCATATGCTAA